A section of the Kribbella sp. HUAS MG21 genome encodes:
- a CDS encoding dihydrofolate reductase family protein, whose protein sequence is MSFHAAAFIATSLDGYIARADGSIDWLTSRAEQAGETGYDEFLASVDTVVLGRNTYELAAGFESWPYEGKQVEVLSTTLDHDVDDRILVHRTLEALVETLTDRGARRIYTDGAATIQTFLNAGLLSELTITTAPVLLGDGIPLFGPVPSDIVLTHNATRTLKAGFIQSDYTVNR, encoded by the coding sequence GTGAGTTTCCATGCCGCCGCGTTCATCGCCACCAGCCTCGACGGGTACATCGCCCGGGCCGACGGTTCCATCGACTGGCTGACCAGCCGCGCCGAGCAGGCGGGCGAGACCGGGTACGACGAGTTCCTGGCGTCGGTGGACACCGTCGTACTGGGCCGCAACACCTACGAGCTGGCCGCGGGCTTCGAGAGTTGGCCGTACGAGGGCAAGCAGGTCGAGGTGCTGAGCACGACCCTCGACCACGACGTCGACGACCGCATCCTGGTCCACCGCACCCTCGAGGCCCTGGTGGAAACCCTCACCGACCGCGGCGCCCGCCGCATCTACACCGACGGCGCCGCCACCATCCAGACCTTCCTGAACGCCGGCCTGCTCAGCGAACTCACCATCACCACGGCACCCGTGCTGCTGGGCGACGGGATCCCGCTGTTCGGCCCCGTGCCCTCCGACATCGTCCTCACCCACAACGCGACCCGAACATTGAAGGCGGGCTTCATCCAGTCGGACTACACGGTCAACCGCTGA
- a CDS encoding MFS transporter, translating into MSAAPAVVGRRSNRAVLLAVTCLGQFMVLLDNTIVGAALPDMQARLHTDLTGLQWIVDAYVLLVAMLLLSGGVFADRLGRKRVYLAGAVVFTAASVWCSLAPSAEWLIAGRVLQGIGASALSPASLALLAAAYPVPQERIKAIGLWAGFSGLGLVAGPVAGGVLTDAFGWPAIFLVNLPIGVVLLLVGLRHLVESRNPGAPAIDVPGTALSVLFVGTLTYGLIEGGARGWTSLLILGSFAAAVVLLAAFLVVETRSPAPMLPLWLFRQRLFTVSNTAMIVVGFALMGSSFFFSQFFVYVQGSSILRAGLQTLPTSLAMVLVSPFAGRLAARYGFRIVVTVGLILAGGGLLALGTVHADTSYANVWWRLAVVGIGFALTMSPLTGAAIQALSPQEGGLASGVSSTTRQIGAVLGVAVLGAIVRTRQSDGASFETGLNDAFVAAGIITLAAAVLTGLWLARSKPLDRPPVPHRSTDPAEATTTTP; encoded by the coding sequence ATGTCTGCAGCGCCCGCCGTCGTAGGTCGTCGATCGAACCGGGCGGTGCTGCTCGCGGTGACCTGCCTGGGCCAGTTCATGGTGCTGCTCGACAACACGATCGTCGGTGCGGCGCTGCCCGACATGCAGGCCCGGCTGCACACCGACCTGACCGGTCTGCAGTGGATCGTCGACGCGTACGTGCTGCTGGTCGCCATGCTGCTGCTGTCCGGCGGCGTCTTCGCCGATCGGCTCGGCCGCAAGCGGGTGTACCTGGCCGGTGCCGTGGTGTTCACCGCAGCGTCGGTGTGGTGCAGCCTCGCGCCCTCGGCCGAATGGCTGATCGCCGGCCGGGTGCTGCAGGGAATCGGAGCCTCGGCGCTGAGCCCTGCCTCGCTGGCCCTGCTCGCCGCGGCCTATCCCGTTCCGCAGGAACGCATCAAGGCGATCGGACTGTGGGCCGGCTTCAGCGGGCTCGGACTGGTCGCCGGACCTGTGGCCGGCGGCGTACTGACCGATGCCTTTGGCTGGCCCGCGATCTTCCTGGTCAATCTGCCCATCGGCGTCGTCCTGCTCCTGGTCGGCCTGCGCCACCTCGTGGAGTCCCGCAACCCGGGCGCTCCCGCGATCGACGTACCGGGGACGGCGCTGTCCGTCCTGTTCGTGGGGACACTGACCTACGGGCTGATCGAGGGTGGCGCTCGCGGTTGGACCTCGCTGCTCATCCTGGGAAGCTTCGCCGCCGCGGTCGTCCTCCTCGCCGCCTTCCTCGTCGTCGAAACGCGCAGCCCTGCACCGATGCTGCCGCTGTGGCTGTTCCGGCAGCGGCTGTTCACGGTGTCCAACACCGCGATGATCGTGGTGGGGTTCGCGCTGATGGGATCGTCGTTCTTCTTCTCCCAGTTCTTCGTTTACGTCCAAGGCAGTTCGATCCTGCGCGCCGGCCTGCAGACCCTGCCCACTTCCCTTGCCATGGTGCTGGTCAGCCCGTTCGCGGGTCGGCTCGCGGCCCGGTACGGCTTCCGCATCGTAGTCACCGTCGGCCTGATCCTGGCCGGAGGCGGGCTGCTGGCGCTGGGCACGGTGCACGCCGACACGAGCTACGCGAACGTGTGGTGGCGGCTCGCAGTCGTCGGCATCGGCTTCGCCCTGACCATGTCGCCACTGACAGGCGCCGCCATCCAGGCGCTGAGCCCCCAAGAAGGAGGCCTCGCCTCCGGTGTCAGCAGCACCACCCGCCAGATCGGTGCGGTGCTCGGCGTGGCAGTACTCGGAGCCATCGTCCGCACCCGCCAATCCGACGGCGCCTCCTTCGAGACCGGCCTCAACGACGCATTTGTTGCTGCCGGCATCATCACCTTGGCCGCCGCAGTCCTCACTGGCCTGTGGCTGGCAAGGTCAAAGCCCCTGGACCGCCCGCCGGTCCCGCACCGTTCCACCGATCCAGCTGAGGCGACGACCACGACCCCCTGA
- a CDS encoding FAD-dependent oxidoreductase — protein MHTDVLVIGGGLGGVAAALAALRAGRSVILTEEFDWLGGQLTSQAVPPDEHSWVEQFGITASYRALREGIRDYYRRNYPLTEASRAAAQLNPGAGYVSKLCHEPRVAVAVLEEMLAPYRASRRLLVLQPYRPVAAETDGDRVTAVTVQHRDTDEQVTLTAPFILDATETGQLLPLTGTEYVTGFESQAETGEPSAPAEAQPLNMQAVSYCFAVDHVDGDQVGDKPANYAFWRNYQPEFWGDRLLSWTAPNPRTLESAQRTFTPNPDDDPLAVVADQRRTGGDMNLWTFRRIAARRHFVPGTYESDICLVNWPMIDYFEGPVIEVPDAAKHLAAAKELSLSVLYWLQTEAPRADGGTGFPGLRLRADVVGSADGLAQAPYIRESRRIKAEYTIVEQDLSVAVRGDRGAAWYDDSVGIGMYRIDLHPSTGGDNYIDVASSPFRIPLGALIPQRVENLLPASKNLGTTHITNGCYRLHPVEWNIGEAAGLLAAFCLDRGAAPRAVRGTPTLLREFQDHLVAQGIELGWPNVTGY, from the coding sequence ATGCATACCGATGTCCTGGTGATCGGCGGCGGACTCGGCGGTGTCGCCGCGGCGCTCGCCGCGCTCCGCGCCGGCCGCTCCGTGATCCTGACCGAGGAGTTCGACTGGCTCGGCGGTCAGCTGACCAGCCAGGCCGTCCCGCCGGACGAGCACTCGTGGGTCGAGCAGTTCGGCATCACGGCGTCGTACCGCGCGTTGCGGGAAGGGATCCGCGACTACTACCGCCGGAACTACCCGCTGACCGAGGCGTCGCGGGCCGCCGCCCAGCTCAACCCCGGGGCCGGCTACGTGTCGAAGCTGTGTCACGAGCCGCGCGTGGCGGTCGCCGTACTGGAGGAGATGCTCGCGCCGTACCGCGCCAGTCGCCGGTTGCTGGTCCTGCAGCCGTACCGGCCCGTGGCCGCGGAGACCGACGGCGACCGGGTGACGGCCGTGACCGTGCAGCACCGTGACACCGACGAGCAGGTGACGCTGACGGCGCCGTTCATCCTCGACGCGACCGAGACCGGCCAGCTGCTGCCGCTGACCGGGACGGAGTACGTCACCGGCTTCGAGTCACAGGCCGAGACCGGTGAGCCGAGTGCTCCGGCGGAGGCGCAGCCGCTGAACATGCAGGCCGTCTCGTACTGCTTCGCGGTCGACCACGTGGACGGCGACCAGGTCGGCGACAAGCCGGCCAACTACGCCTTCTGGCGGAACTACCAGCCCGAGTTCTGGGGCGACCGGCTGCTGTCCTGGACCGCGCCGAACCCGCGGACCCTGGAGAGCGCGCAGCGGACGTTCACCCCGAACCCGGACGACGACCCGCTCGCGGTGGTCGCGGACCAGCGGCGCACCGGCGGTGACATGAACCTGTGGACGTTCCGCCGGATCGCGGCCCGCCGGCACTTCGTCCCGGGCACGTACGAGAGCGACATCTGCTTGGTGAACTGGCCGATGATCGACTACTTCGAGGGGCCGGTCATCGAGGTACCGGACGCGGCGAAGCACCTCGCGGCCGCCAAGGAACTGTCCCTGTCGGTGCTGTACTGGCTGCAGACCGAGGCGCCGCGGGCCGACGGCGGGACCGGCTTCCCCGGCCTGCGGCTGCGCGCCGACGTGGTCGGATCCGCGGACGGCCTGGCGCAGGCGCCGTACATCCGCGAGTCGCGCCGGATCAAGGCGGAGTACACGATCGTCGAGCAGGACCTGTCGGTCGCGGTTCGCGGCGACCGGGGCGCGGCCTGGTACGACGACAGCGTCGGCATCGGCATGTACCGGATCGACCTGCACCCGTCGACCGGCGGGGACAACTACATCGACGTGGCCAGCAGCCCGTTCCGGATCCCACTCGGGGCGCTGATCCCGCAACGGGTGGAGAACCTGCTGCCCGCGAGCAAGAACCTCGGCACCACGCACATCACCAACGGCTGCTACCGGCTGCACCCGGTCGAGTGGAACATCGGCGAGGCCGCGGGCCTGCTGGCCGCGTTCTGCCTGGACCGCGGCGCCGCTCCGCGCGCGGTCCGCGGCACCCCCACCCTGCTCCGCGAGTTCCAGGACCACCTGGTTGCTCAGGGCATCGAACTCGGCTGGCCGAACGTCACCGGTTACTGA
- a CDS encoding nuclear transport factor 2 family protein — protein MLDKVLGGLVWSGGMDAVEELRAAGERGDAEAVAGLLADDVVFHSPLTDRVTFEGRDEVVALHRDIFAVLEDVRTSAPLEHGDSYAFSFRARVRGAELEAMNLVRLDEQGLIAELTVFVRPLPSLATLFANLPPRVSARRRGPVVGGLVACLAVPLAFAFRTADRLAPRFL, from the coding sequence TTGCTTGACAAGGTGTTGGGTGGGTTGGTTTGGTCGGGCGGCATGGATGCTGTGGAGGAATTGCGGGCGGCTGGTGAGCGGGGCGATGCGGAGGCGGTGGCGGGGTTGTTGGCGGATGATGTGGTGTTTCATTCGCCGTTGACCGATCGGGTGACCTTCGAGGGGCGGGACGAAGTTGTCGCGTTGCATCGGGACATCTTTGCGGTGCTCGAGGATGTCCGGACCAGTGCGCCGCTCGAGCACGGCGACAGTTACGCGTTCTCGTTCCGCGCTCGGGTTCGGGGTGCCGAGCTCGAGGCCATGAATCTGGTGCGGCTCGACGAGCAGGGGTTGATCGCGGAGCTGACGGTGTTCGTGCGGCCGCTGCCGAGTCTTGCGACGTTGTTCGCGAACCTGCCGCCGCGGGTGTCCGCCCGGCGGCGCGGGCCGGTTGTCGGTGGGCTCGTCGCGTGTCTGGCGGTGCCGCTCGCCTTTGCTTTTCGTACGGCGGACCGGCTCGCTCCGCGGTTCCTCTAG
- a CDS encoding TetR/AcrR family transcriptional regulator, giving the protein MDERQRSRRPGGRAARVGAAVHQAVTELISERGHGKFTVGDVAARAGVADSSIYRRWGSLETLLTDVALTRLNARSPMPDTGSLTDDLHTYAAAVAREITGPEGLALLRLAVALSSTGQQGQQALDDLLAERGRQLQSMLDRATNRGEPAPDALAVLDHVMAPMYIRVLFGLGPLTPAYVAGLVDRLLSHQPDPSASPPGP; this is encoded by the coding sequence ATGGACGAGCGACAGCGATCCCGCCGGCCTGGCGGGCGTGCCGCGCGCGTCGGCGCGGCGGTCCATCAGGCCGTCACCGAACTGATCAGCGAGCGCGGCCACGGCAAGTTCACCGTCGGCGATGTCGCGGCCCGCGCGGGCGTGGCCGACAGCAGCATCTACCGCCGGTGGGGAAGCCTCGAAACGCTGCTCACCGACGTGGCGCTAACCCGCCTGAACGCGCGGTCCCCGATGCCGGACACCGGAAGCCTGACCGACGACCTGCACACGTACGCGGCCGCCGTGGCCCGCGAGATCACCGGCCCCGAAGGCCTGGCACTGTTACGCCTGGCAGTCGCCCTCTCGAGCACCGGCCAACAAGGCCAGCAAGCCCTCGACGACCTCCTAGCCGAACGCGGCCGCCAACTCCAGTCCATGCTCGACCGCGCAACCAACCGCGGCGAACCCGCCCCCGACGCCCTCGCCGTCCTGGACCACGTAATGGCCCCCATGTACATCCGCGTCCTGTTCGGCCTAGGCCCACTCACCCCCGCCTACGTCGCCGGCTTGGTAGACCGACTGCTCTCCCACCAGCCTGATCCCTCCGCAAGCCCACCCGGCCCATAG